Genomic segment of Perognathus longimembris pacificus isolate PPM17 chromosome 11, ASM2315922v1, whole genome shotgun sequence:
GGGTTGAGTAGTGGAGTGACAATGGTGTATGTCACTGTCACCAGCCTGTCCTTGTTGGACACATACCTTGCTGTAGGCCTCAAGTAGATGAAGGAGGCACAGCCATAGTGAATAACTACAACCGTGAGGTGAGAGGCACAGGTGGAAAAGGCTTTCCGTTTGCCTTCTGCAGAAGGGATCTTCAAGATAGTCCTTAAAATGCAGAGGTAAGAAACACAGATAAAGAAAAAGGGAACCACAAGGACAAGAACCCCACAGATGAATATAACAAGTTCATGAACATCTGTGTTGGTACAAGCCAGGCGAATGACTGGTGAGATGTCACAAAAGTAATGGTTGACCTCATTGGTGCTACAGAAAGGGAGGCTGAACACCAAATTTACCACTGTTAGAGAAGCCAAGAAGCCTCCTATCCCACAGGCAGCTGCCAGCTTCCCACATACCTGCCAGCTCATAAGAATGGGGTAACGGAGAGGGTGGCATATGGCTACATAACGGTCATAACCCATCACCCCCAGCAGTAAGCAATTGGTAATGGCAAAACCAAGGAAGAAGAACATCTGAATAGCACAGCAGGTAAAGGAGATTGTCCTAGACACAGAAAGTAGATTAAGGAGCATCTTGGGTAAGATGACGAAAGTATAGAACGTCTCAGATGTGGAGAGGATGCCAAGGAAGAAGTACATTGGGGTGTGGAGGCTCTGATCCAGGCGTATGATACTGACAATTGTGGCATTGCCACTGAGAATGActagatagagaaagagaaaaaccacaAAGAGATCAAGCTGAACTTCACCGAGGCTTGAAAAGCCCAAGAGTAAGAACTCAGTAATCACAGTGAGGTTTTCTGCCAACCCCtgcaaagaaaggggaaagaagtaaaacagaGTGTAGAATCTCTCACCTGTGTTGCATGTTGGAGATGCCAGTAAAGGGTTTTTGCCTTTCACTCGTCCAGCTCCATTTCTAGGGCCCTTGCATATTGGCTATTTTGTGCTCCCTCTCCCATTCCATCTTCAAAGTCAATAAAGTCACATCTCTTCCTCTGAGTCTCTTTTCAACTTTTCATGTCCCATATAGTTACAGCAGAATATTACAAGATAATCTGTCTATTTGAAAGTCAATCAGTTGTATCTGTAACCTTGATTCCcatttttatatatattgttAGATTTCCAGGCTTTAGAATATCCTTGAggaagtgctgggaatgtggcctagtggtagagtgcttgcctcgcatacatgaagccctgggtttaattcttcagcaccatatatatagaaaaagccagaagtggcactttgactcaagtggtagagtgctagccttgaaaagaagccagggacagtgctcaggccctgagttcaagccccaggactggcaaaaaaaaaaaagaatatccttgAGGAGTCATAATTTTTCTTAGTACAACTaatacaagcaaataaaaaaaaccacagaaatgAGTTTCATTcatgaggaggagaagaggggaatgGTGCAGTCAAAaatctaatgtatatcctacaaaactaagaaccGTGAGGGAAGGGGTTGGTAGAGgaaagatgggtgagaatgttgaaaggggtgacattgatcaaagttGTGttcgtaaactgctttgttaaatagtaatttctttgtacaaccacttaaagataataaatttttaTAACAGAATTTCATCTATCATTGTAtagaataattattattaaatttgaCCACGAAAGTGTGGAATCTTTACACAGAAAACAACCAAACATTTTGCTTTTACTGGAATTTTTTGTTAACACTGATAGGAGATGTTGGGGAAAATAAGAGAATATCACATTCCTGAGATACAGATTCAATAAAATAGAGGTGACTCCTACCAATCTGATCTCTAGTCTCTGAATAATGCTTATCAAATATTA
This window contains:
- the LOC125360170 gene encoding olfactory receptor 10R2 — translated: MQQHDNFLPVKRMKFNEVDTFLASLCERFYTLFYFFPLSLQGLAENLTVITEFLLLGFSSLGEVQLDLFVVFLFLYLVILSGNATIVSIIRLDQSLHTPMYFFLGILSTSETFYTFVILPKMLLNLLSVSRTISFTCCAIQMFFFLGFAITNCLLLGVMGYDRYVAICHPLRYPILMSWQVCGKLAAACGIGGFLASLTVVNLVFSLPFCSTNEVNHYFCDISPVIRLACTNTDVHELVIFICGVLVLVVPFFFICVSYLCILRTILKIPSAEGKRKAFSTCASHLTVVVIHYGCASFIYLRPTARYVSNKDRLVTVTYTIVTPLLNPMVYSLRNKDVQLAIRKVLGSNKGSLKSYI